A window of Rhinolophus ferrumequinum isolate MPI-CBG mRhiFer1 chromosome X, mRhiFer1_v1.p, whole genome shotgun sequence contains these coding sequences:
- the WDR44 gene encoding WD repeat-containing protein 44 isoform X2: MASESDTEEFFDAPEDVHLGGVYPVGSPEKVGISTLEETENTAHKVGNESPVQELKQDVSKKIIESIIEESQKVLRIEGDSLDSGGKGHSDQATASPLVARTDLSTISGLLAIDQVLQEDSKRAENQNAFEETELESKKSFPSDDTCEKPVDETTKLTEISSSEQLYVPETETEVLNKEAVEVKGSDVLEPVSSNSSSAKDFTAVEELAPAKPPRQLTPEPDIVASTKKPVPARPPPPTNFPPPRPPPPSRPAPPPRKKKSDLEFEVLKTPDLDVPKESITSDALLTTHMASDSAVKDSQPSLDLASATSGDKIVTAQENGKAPDGQTIAGEVMGPQRPRSNSGRELTDEEILASVMIKNLDTGEEIPLSLAEEKLPTGINPLTLHIMRRTKEYVSNDAAQSDDEEKLQSQPTDTDGGRLKQKTTQLKKFLGKSVKRAKHLAEEYGERAVNKVKSVRDEVFHTDQDDPSSSDDEGMPYTRPVKFKAAHGFKGPYDFDQIKVVQDLSGEHMGAVWTMKFSHCGRLLASAGQDNVVRIWALKNAFDYFNNMRMKYNTEGRVSPSPSQESLNSSKSDTDTGVCSGADEDPDDKNAPFRQRPFCKYKGHTADLLDLSWSKDDRYFLSGSLDGKLRLWNIPDKKVALWNEVDGQTKLITAANFCQNGKYAVIGTYDGRCIFYDTEHLKYHTQIHVRSTRGRNKVGRKITGIEPLPGENKILVTSNDSRIRLYDLRDLSLSMKYKGYVNSSSQIKASFSHDFSYLVSGSEDKYVYIWSTYHDLSKFTSVRRDRNDFWEGIKAHNAVVTSAIFAPNPSLMLSSDVQSEKPEGEDAEILDTMPSGIMKTDNTEVLLSADFTGAIKVFINKRKNIS; encoded by the exons ATTATTGAAAGTATTATTGAGGAGAGTCAGAAAGTACTACGGATTGAAGGTGACTCTTTGGATTCTGGAGGAAAAGGACACTCTGATCAGGCTACTGCTAGTCCTCTTGTGGCTAGAACAGATCTTAGCACTATATCTGGACTGTTAGCCATAGATCAAGTACTACAGGAAGATTCCAAAAGGGCAGAGAATCAGAATGcatttgaagaaactgaattagagtcaaaaaaatcttttccttctGATGACACCTGTGAGAAACCAGTAGATGAAACCACTAAGTTAACTGAAATAAGTTCATCTGAGCAGCTTTATGTGCCTGAAACTGAAACAGAAGTATTGAACAAGGAAGCAGTGGAAGTCAAAGGAAGTGATGTTCTAGAACCTGTGTCCTCAAACTCCTCATCTGCTAAAGATTTTACTGCCGTGGAAGAATTGGCTCCTGCCAAACCCCCAAGACAGCTTACTCCAGAACCTGATATAGTGGCTAGTACAAAGAAGCCTGTTCCAGCGCGTCCACCCCCTCCAACTAATTTCCCACCTCCTAGACCACCACCTCCATCTCGACCTGCTCCAccaccaagaaaaaagaaaagtgatttggAGTTCGAGGTTCTTAAAACACCTGATTTAGATG tTCCCAAAGAAAGCATTACATCTGATGCTCTCCTAACTACACACATGGCTTCAGACAGTGCAGTCAAGGATTCTCAACCTTCTCTTGATTTGGCAAGTGCTACCAGTGGAGATAAAATCGTTACTGCACAG gaaaatggaaaagcacCTGATGGGCAGACAATAGCAGGTGAAGTGATGGGCCCTCAGAGACCTAGATCCAACTCTGGGAGAGAGCTTACTGATGag GAAATTTTAGCCAGTGTAATGATTAAGAACCTAGATACTGGAGAAGAAATACCTTTGAGTCTTGCGGAGGAGAAACTGCCAACAGGTATTAATCCTCTCACTCTACACATCATGAGAAGGACTAAAGAATATGTAAG TAATGATGCGGCACAGTCCGATGATGAAGAGAAGTTACAGTCTCAACCAACAGATACTGATGGTGGAAGGTTAAAACAGAAAAC GACTCAACTAAAGAAGTTCCTAGGAAAATCAGTAAAAAGAGCAAAGCATCTGGCTGAGGAATATGGTGAACGTGCtgtaaataaagttaaaagtGTGAGAGACGAAG TGTTTCATACTGATCAAGATGATCCTTCGTCCAGTGATGATGAAGGGATGCCATACACAAGACCTGTTAAATTCAAAGCAGCACATGGTTTCAAAGGACCTTATGATTTTGATCAGATCAAAGTGGTGCAAGATCTGAGTGGTGAACATATG GGAGCTGTTTGGACAATGAAATTTTCTCACTGTGGTCGATTACTTGCCTCAGCTGGACAAGACAATGTAGTGAGAATATGggctttaaaaaatgcttttgacTATTTCAACAATATGCGAATGAAATACAATActgaag GACGTGTGTCCCCATCACCTTCTCAGGAAAGTCTAAATTCATCAAAATCTGATACAGATACAGGG GTATGCAGTGGAGCTGATGAAGACCCCGATGATAAAAACGCACCATTTCGACAACGGCCATTTTGTAAATATAAGGGACATACTGCTGATCTCCTTGATCTTTCATGGTCTAAA GATGACAGGTATTTTCTAAGTGGATCGTTGGATGGAAAGCTCCGCCTTTGGAACATACCTGACAAAAAAGTGGCTTTGTGGAACGAAGTAGATGGTCAAACAAAATTGATCACAGCTGCAAATTTTTGTCAGAATGGCAAATATGCAGTAATTGGGACATATGATGGCAGATGTATTTTCTATGATACAGAG catttgAAATaccacacacaaatacatgtCCGATCTACCAGAGGGCGCAACAAAGTTGGAAGAAAAATTACTGGCATTGAGCCTTTACCTGGAGAAAATAAG ataCTGGTAACCTCAAATGACTCCAGAATCAGACTATATGATCTTAGAGATTTGTCCCTGTCCATGAAATATAAGGGTTATGTCAACAGCAGCAGCCAGATCAAAGCAAGTTTCAG CCATGATTTTAGTTACCTCGTTAGCGGCTCTGAAGATAAATACGTTTATATCTGGAGTACTTACCATGATCTAAGCAAGTTTACTTCAGTCAGGAGAGATCGTAATGACTTTTGGGAAGGTATTAAAG CACATAATGCAGTTGTTACATCGGCCATCTTTGCTCCAAACCCAAGTTTGATGTTGTCTTCGGATGTGCAGTCTGAAAAACCAGAAGGTGAAGATGCTGAAATTTTGGATACCATGCCCTCTG gtattATGAAGACAGATAACACAGAAGTTCTTCTCTCTGCTGACTTCACTGGAGCAATCAAAGTgtttattaacaaaagaaaaaatatatcttaa
- the WDR44 gene encoding WD repeat-containing protein 44 isoform X1 has translation MASESDTEEFFDAPEDVHLGGVYPVGSPEKVGISTLEETENTAHKVGNESPVQELKQDVSKKIIESIIEESQKVLRIEGDSLDSGGKGHSDQATASPLVARTDLSTISGLLAIDQVLQEDSKRAENQNAFEETELESKKSFPSDDTCEKPVDETTKLTEISSSEQLYVPETETEVLNKEAVEVKGSDVLEPVSSNSSSAKDFTAVEELAPAKPPRQLTPEPDIVASTKKPVPARPPPPTNFPPPRPPPPSRPAPPPRKKKSDLEFEVLKTPDLDVPKESITSDALLTTHMASDSAVKDSQPSLDLASATSGDKIVTAQENGKAPDGQTIAGEVMGPQRPRSNSGRELTDEEILASVMIKNLDTGEEIPLSLAEEKLPTGINPLTLHIMRRTKEYVSNDAAQSDDEEKLQSQPTDTDGGRLKQKTTQLKKFLGKSVKRAKHLAEEYGERAVNKVKSVRDEVFHTDQDDPSSSDDEGMPYTRPVKFKAAHGFKGPYDFDQIKVVQDLSGEHMGAVWTMKFSHCGRLLASAGQDNVVRIWALKNAFDYFNNMRMKYNTEGRVSPSPSQESLNSSKSDTDTGVCSGADEDPDDKNAPFRQRPFCKYKGHTADLLDLSWSKNYFLLSSSMDKTVRLWHISRRECLCCFQHIDFVTAIAFHPRDDRYFLSGSLDGKLRLWNIPDKKVALWNEVDGQTKLITAANFCQNGKYAVIGTYDGRCIFYDTEHLKYHTQIHVRSTRGRNKVGRKITGIEPLPGENKILVTSNDSRIRLYDLRDLSLSMKYKGYVNSSSQIKASFSHDFSYLVSGSEDKYVYIWSTYHDLSKFTSVRRDRNDFWEGIKAHNAVVTSAIFAPNPSLMLSSDVQSEKPEGEDAEILDTMPSGIMKTDNTEVLLSADFTGAIKVFINKRKNIS, from the exons ATTATTGAAAGTATTATTGAGGAGAGTCAGAAAGTACTACGGATTGAAGGTGACTCTTTGGATTCTGGAGGAAAAGGACACTCTGATCAGGCTACTGCTAGTCCTCTTGTGGCTAGAACAGATCTTAGCACTATATCTGGACTGTTAGCCATAGATCAAGTACTACAGGAAGATTCCAAAAGGGCAGAGAATCAGAATGcatttgaagaaactgaattagagtcaaaaaaatcttttccttctGATGACACCTGTGAGAAACCAGTAGATGAAACCACTAAGTTAACTGAAATAAGTTCATCTGAGCAGCTTTATGTGCCTGAAACTGAAACAGAAGTATTGAACAAGGAAGCAGTGGAAGTCAAAGGAAGTGATGTTCTAGAACCTGTGTCCTCAAACTCCTCATCTGCTAAAGATTTTACTGCCGTGGAAGAATTGGCTCCTGCCAAACCCCCAAGACAGCTTACTCCAGAACCTGATATAGTGGCTAGTACAAAGAAGCCTGTTCCAGCGCGTCCACCCCCTCCAACTAATTTCCCACCTCCTAGACCACCACCTCCATCTCGACCTGCTCCAccaccaagaaaaaagaaaagtgatttggAGTTCGAGGTTCTTAAAACACCTGATTTAGATG tTCCCAAAGAAAGCATTACATCTGATGCTCTCCTAACTACACACATGGCTTCAGACAGTGCAGTCAAGGATTCTCAACCTTCTCTTGATTTGGCAAGTGCTACCAGTGGAGATAAAATCGTTACTGCACAG gaaaatggaaaagcacCTGATGGGCAGACAATAGCAGGTGAAGTGATGGGCCCTCAGAGACCTAGATCCAACTCTGGGAGAGAGCTTACTGATGag GAAATTTTAGCCAGTGTAATGATTAAGAACCTAGATACTGGAGAAGAAATACCTTTGAGTCTTGCGGAGGAGAAACTGCCAACAGGTATTAATCCTCTCACTCTACACATCATGAGAAGGACTAAAGAATATGTAAG TAATGATGCGGCACAGTCCGATGATGAAGAGAAGTTACAGTCTCAACCAACAGATACTGATGGTGGAAGGTTAAAACAGAAAAC GACTCAACTAAAGAAGTTCCTAGGAAAATCAGTAAAAAGAGCAAAGCATCTGGCTGAGGAATATGGTGAACGTGCtgtaaataaagttaaaagtGTGAGAGACGAAG TGTTTCATACTGATCAAGATGATCCTTCGTCCAGTGATGATGAAGGGATGCCATACACAAGACCTGTTAAATTCAAAGCAGCACATGGTTTCAAAGGACCTTATGATTTTGATCAGATCAAAGTGGTGCAAGATCTGAGTGGTGAACATATG GGAGCTGTTTGGACAATGAAATTTTCTCACTGTGGTCGATTACTTGCCTCAGCTGGACAAGACAATGTAGTGAGAATATGggctttaaaaaatgcttttgacTATTTCAACAATATGCGAATGAAATACAATActgaag GACGTGTGTCCCCATCACCTTCTCAGGAAAGTCTAAATTCATCAAAATCTGATACAGATACAGGG GTATGCAGTGGAGCTGATGAAGACCCCGATGATAAAAACGCACCATTTCGACAACGGCCATTTTGTAAATATAAGGGACATACTGCTGATCTCCTTGATCTTTCATGGTCTAAA AACtactttctgctttcttcttcgATGGATAAAACAGTCAGGTTATGGCATATTTCCAGAAGAGAATGCCTTTGctgttttcagcatatagatttTGTTACTGCCATAGCTTTCCATCCAAGA GATGACAGGTATTTTCTAAGTGGATCGTTGGATGGAAAGCTCCGCCTTTGGAACATACCTGACAAAAAAGTGGCTTTGTGGAACGAAGTAGATGGTCAAACAAAATTGATCACAGCTGCAAATTTTTGTCAGAATGGCAAATATGCAGTAATTGGGACATATGATGGCAGATGTATTTTCTATGATACAGAG catttgAAATaccacacacaaatacatgtCCGATCTACCAGAGGGCGCAACAAAGTTGGAAGAAAAATTACTGGCATTGAGCCTTTACCTGGAGAAAATAAG ataCTGGTAACCTCAAATGACTCCAGAATCAGACTATATGATCTTAGAGATTTGTCCCTGTCCATGAAATATAAGGGTTATGTCAACAGCAGCAGCCAGATCAAAGCAAGTTTCAG CCATGATTTTAGTTACCTCGTTAGCGGCTCTGAAGATAAATACGTTTATATCTGGAGTACTTACCATGATCTAAGCAAGTTTACTTCAGTCAGGAGAGATCGTAATGACTTTTGGGAAGGTATTAAAG CACATAATGCAGTTGTTACATCGGCCATCTTTGCTCCAAACCCAAGTTTGATGTTGTCTTCGGATGTGCAGTCTGAAAAACCAGAAGGTGAAGATGCTGAAATTTTGGATACCATGCCCTCTG gtattATGAAGACAGATAACACAGAAGTTCTTCTCTCTGCTGACTTCACTGGAGCAATCAAAGTgtttattaacaaaagaaaaaatatatcttaa